The following are encoded in a window of Eschrichtius robustus isolate mEscRob2 chromosome 1, mEscRob2.pri, whole genome shotgun sequence genomic DNA:
- the PEX11A gene encoding peroxisomal membrane protein 11A isoform X1 has protein sequence MDAFIRFTNQTQGRDRLFRATQYTCMLLRYLLEPKADKQEVVMKLKKLESSVSTGRKWFRLGNVVHAVQTIQQSIHATDLVPRICLILASLNRVIYFICDTILFVRSVGLASGINKEKWRMWAARHYYYSLLLSLVRDLYEISLQMEQVAHDRAKKEESPSQDPLVYSVADEETEWLQSFLLLLFRSLKKHPPLLLDTVKNFCDILNPLDQLGIYKSNPGIIGLGGLVSSIAGIITVAYPQMKLKTR, from the exons ATGGACGCCTTCATCCGCTTCACCAACCAGACCCAGGGCCGGGACCGACTCTTCAG agCCACTCAGTACACATGCATGTTGCTTAGATATTTGTTAGAGCCTAAAGCTGACAAACAGGAGGTTGTTATGAAGCTCAAGAAACTGGAGTCCAGTGTGAGCACTGGCCGTAAAT GGTTCAGACTAGGCAATGTGGTACATGCTGTACAGACGATTCAGCAGAGCATTCATGCCACTGACCTAGTGCCCCGCATCTGCCTAATATTAGCCAGCCTGAACCGTGTGATTTATTTCATCTGTGACACCATCCTTTTTGTGAGGAGCGTAGGGCTCGCCTCTGGCATTAACAAAGAGAAATGGCGAATGTGGGCTGCACGCCATTACTACTATTCTCTTCTGCTGAGCCTGGTCAGGGATCTGTATGAAATCTCCCTGCAGATGGAACAGGTTGCACACGACAGAGCAAAGAAGGAGGAATCACCATCCCAGGATCCTCTTGTGTATAGCGTggctgatgaggaaacagaatggCTCcagtcctttcttcttctcttattCCGATCTCTGAAGAAGCATCCTCCCTTGCTCCTGGACACAGTGAAGAACTTCTGTGATATCCTGAACCCTTTGGACCAGCTGGGGATCTATAAGTCCAATCCTGGCATCATAGGCCTTGGAGGTCTCGTGTCCTCTATAGCAGGCATCATCACTGTGGCGTATCCTCAGATGAAACTGAAGACCCGCTGA
- the PEX11A gene encoding peroxisomal membrane protein 11A isoform X2 has translation MWAARHYYYSLLLSLVRDLYEISLQMEQVAHDRAKKEESPSQDPLVYSVADEETEWLQSFLLLLFRSLKKHPPLLLDTVKNFCDILNPLDQLGIYKSNPGIIGLGGLVSSIAGIITVAYPQMKLKTR, from the coding sequence ATGTGGGCTGCACGCCATTACTACTATTCTCTTCTGCTGAGCCTGGTCAGGGATCTGTATGAAATCTCCCTGCAGATGGAACAGGTTGCACACGACAGAGCAAAGAAGGAGGAATCACCATCCCAGGATCCTCTTGTGTATAGCGTggctgatgaggaaacagaatggCTCcagtcctttcttcttctcttattCCGATCTCTGAAGAAGCATCCTCCCTTGCTCCTGGACACAGTGAAGAACTTCTGTGATATCCTGAACCCTTTGGACCAGCTGGGGATCTATAAGTCCAATCCTGGCATCATAGGCCTTGGAGGTCTCGTGTCCTCTATAGCAGGCATCATCACTGTGGCGTATCCTCAGATGAAACTGAAGACCCGCTGA